Genomic DNA from Bacteroidota bacterium:
GAATTACTTCTAGAAATTGGAAATTTTTGTAAAATCTGGGTATTTAATATGATGTTTTTCAGATAATAGTAAAGGGTGAAAGAAGTTCCTGTAAGTTATTCTATTATGATTTTTTGCAGTTGCTACAGATGCTCCTCTTAATACCATCTGGTTTACCATAAACTTGCCAGTGCCATCACCATAGCCCCCGGAATGGACACCTGTGAAGCTGCATTAAAAAAAATTCAGCATGATATCCTGGCTTTTTACTTTTCTGATCGATAGTTAAAAGTAATCGGCTTTCCCGGTTTCATATTCTTGAAAAGCATGCACATATCTGTCAAGAAGTGAATATTTCCATGTTATTGGAACCTTTTCATAAGTGCCATTGAACAAATTTCTATTTTGATAATACTAAGTATCTATCCTCTAAAAGTATCCGATACTTTTCTTTGTACTCATTTGATAAAAAAGAATTATCAACCCACTCAATCGCAACAGGTTTGTTATTTATAAAACGTTTAAACACACCTTCAATTTGTTTCTCATTTAGCTCTAAAATTTTTCCAAGCCATTCAAAATTTTCGCGCCTTAATTTTTTCTTTTTCCCTTCAAGCGTTAAAGCAAGCTCCTCCTTGTTGCCAGGATTAACAATCACGACATTCAATAGATCGTAGGCAGGAGCAAGCACCCATTTAGTATCGGTATTAATCATGGAAAAATTTTTAAGGTGCATGTCATTGTTGCCAGTAAGAAAACTAAAAATGCTTAACTCTAAAAAATACAGTTTGTCAAGTAAAGTATCGCTGGAATATTCTCCTAAGGCTTTTCCAACCCTTTCCATAGAATTCTTGTATTTATCGAATGCTTCCAAAATTTGAAACATATCCAGCATGTGAATTTTTTCCCCGCTTTCTTTCCGGTCAATTCGTTTGGTGATATAAGATAATTCTCCCGATTGCAACCGTATCAAACTTGACTTCACTGTATGTATTCCAAAAGCTTCTGCGATCCGCATGGTTACATGCTCATTTTGAGGCATTTCTGGATAATGCTCTGAGGGAGGCTTGAAAATATAATTTCCGCCTAAAGCCCCAACAACTGTTAAACGACCTTTATTCCCATCTACCATAGTATCTTTAACCAATGACAAAGACAGTTTAGGTTGCACACCGGGTAAAGCAATACTTCGCTTCACTATATCCTTAGCTAACTCAGACATCTGATTTAATGAATAAGATAATAGAGGTGCTTTTTTTGTTCCGAAAAACGCTAAGCTACAATAATCGTGAAAATCACTTTCAATTTGTTTGTCCAGTTCTTTATAACAGTATAAACATTTCTTATTCATCTTCTTCCGGTATTGGTTTAACACTTACCGCTCCGATGCAATTTTTACAACAGGCCAAAAGCAATCCCATTCGGTCATTAGGATTTATTTTCCAGTTTTTTGCTGCGATTTCTAACAACCATCCTTCAGGAATAAGACCTTCAAAAAAGGGGAATAACCGATTTTCGCCATAAGGATGCTCAGTAACCGGCATAGAAAAGGTAATAAACTGATCAGGATACTTCGCAACATAATCCCGGTCATACTGGAAAGTGTATTGACCTTCGTTGGTTTCAGTAAGAATACCGGCAACTACATCTTTATAATATATTTCTGCTCGCCTCATGTTTTGGGGTTCTCTTTTTTTAGTTCTTTGCTGCTTACTGGAACTAATAAATGTCCAAACATTTTTAGGACTTGATTTACCTTTTCCAGTTTTACATTTTCTTTTCCCTGTTCAATTTTTCGTATAATGGTAAGCGCCACGCCAGCCCGTTCAGCGAATTGTTCCTGGGTTAGTTTGGCTTCTTTCCTTTTATCTTTTACAAATTGGGCTAAAGGCTTCATTATATGCGATCGCATTGATTTTAAGCAAATATACTAAATTATATGTGATCGCATATAAAATATTAAAATTAACATAAATTATATGCGATCGAATATAATTTATGTTAAGGTTCGATGAAAAAATTAAAAATTATGTATAAATATACCGCAAAAGCCGGTGGAAGCAGCTTGGGACAAACCATTTACCAATTGGATGAAGGAAATTAATAAATTATTTACAGTGGTACTACCTTTTTGGGATTTTGTGCATTTTAATCAATGATGTCTCAATATTCTTCCCCTCTCATAACATATATTCCCGCATTATTGTTTTTACTTTAGATATAAAATTTAATTGTAGTAATTTGTTAATTGTT
This window encodes:
- a CDS encoding HipA N-terminal domain-containing protein — protein: MRRAEIYYKDVVAGILTETNEGQYTFQYDRDYVAKYPDQFITFSMPVTEHPYGENRLFPFFEGLIPEGWLLEIAAKNWKINPNDRMGLLLACCKNCIGAVSVKPIPEEDE
- a CDS encoding HipA domain-containing protein, which gives rise to MNKKCLYCYKELDKQIESDFHDYCSLAFFGTKKAPLLSYSLNQMSELAKDIVKRSIALPGVQPKLSLSLVKDTMVDGNKGRLTVVGALGGNYIFKPPSEHYPEMPQNEHVTMRIAEAFGIHTVKSSLIRLQSGELSYITKRIDRKESGEKIHMLDMFQILEAFDKYKNSMERVGKALGEYSSDTLLDKLYFLELSIFSFLTGNNDMHLKNFSMINTDTKWVLAPAYDLLNVVIVNPGNKEELALTLEGKKKKLRRENFEWLGKILELNEKQIEGVFKRFINNKPVAIEWVDNSFLSNEYKEKYRILLEDRYLVLSK
- a CDS encoding helix-turn-helix transcriptional regulator, with protein sequence MKPLAQFVKDKRKEAKLTQEQFAERAGVALTIIRKIEQGKENVKLEKVNQVLKMFGHLLVPVSSKELKKENPKT